The Chloroflexota bacterium genome includes the window TGACGTTTCACTCGAAATCAAATCGCCGCTTCTTGTTTGTGCTTGTCCCTCCTTTCCCATCCGATCTCCGCCAATCAGCAATCACAATCCTCGGAAATGCGGATATAGTCCATGCGCTTGATGGTGTCCGAACCACCCGGTCCCGTCACTTTCAGGGTGACCGTGTACTTGCCAACCTCTTTGTACGCGTGGGCTGGATTCTGTTCTGTGCTCGTCGTGCCATCGCCGAAATCCCACAGCCATGCCGTCACTTTACCGTTCGAATCATCGCGAAACTTGATCTGTGATTCGGGGCGCGCTTCCACTTTGTCCGAACCAAAATCGGCAACTGGCGCTGCCGTCGCCGGCACGGTAGCCGTCGGCATGGAGGTTGGGGTAGGCGCGACCGTTTTCACTGCGGGCGCGACTGGGGCAGTGCGGACTTTGTTGTATTCGGCGATCAACACGTTGTACTTGTCATCTGCCACTTTGCGTTGGTTTTGCAGCTCGGCGATTCTTTGCGTCGTCACTGCATCGTCAGTCTGTGTGCCGTATGCGATGCCGATGCCCGAGCCGGCAATTGCACCGGCAACGAACAAGATCAAAGCGAACACAATCACGCGGGTTCTAGAAATTGTTAGCATCCGATCTATCCTCTCTTATTCTTGCAAATCGTTTTTCTTTGATCGCATCAACAGCATGCCCGCACCCGCCGCGATCATCGCGCCAAAGACAAATGGTACACTGGCAACCAGCAACTTGTTGTGCAAACGCGCATTTGCGATCGCATTCTCAGATTCACCAACCAACTGCTTCGCCACGGCATTGAGATTCTGGATTTGCTTTTGAGCGAGGTTCGGGTTACTGTGGAATAGATTGGTCGTTTGCCAATACGCCTCTTCCAAATCCGCGCGTTGTTTGTCCCAGCCCGTCGCATCCACATTCAGCGCGCGGGCTTCGATAATCAAAGCACGGCTGCTCGCGAGTAGAACCTGGGTCGCGGTAAACGCGGTGCGCGAACGATCTACATTTGTTGTGCTCACGTGACACTTGGTGCATGTTTCGTCGCCGGTATTATTGTGGCACCCAACGCAGTTGATGTCCCTGTGCGCGGTCAGCGCAAGTTTCTGCGCGTCAACCGTGATGCGCGCGACCAGTTTTTCATCCACAAATCCCGCGTTCCTCCGCTCCTTTGCCCACACGCCGACGAATTTGCCATTGCGCAAGAAATTGTCGATGTAGGCATCAGAATTGGTATGACACTCGTCGCACGGACGAGCTTGCCCCCAACTATGGCGTGCCTTAATTGCCCAACCACCAATAGCAGGATCCGCGCCACCAAGTTCGGCGTTGAGTGGCGAATGAACAGCAGTCTGCACTTTTTTCGTCGTCGGATTGACTGCAAGATAAAGTTTGTTATCCTGCTTTTGTGCGTCGCCTCTGTGACAATCCCAGCAATTGGTGTACCACTGCGTATGGCATGCGATGCAATCCACATCATCACCATGCGCCTGGTGTGCGTACTCGCGTGGATCGAATTGCGGAGGAACGGAACTCACCCCGGCAAACTTGACCGCGTTAGGTTGAAGATGACATCCCTCACACGACGGTTTGCGCGTGTCGGCAATAAAATTCGGGCGCTTGCCGTCGCCGTGGATTTCTTTCTCGCTATGACAATCCGTACATTCTATCCCAGCAGTTGCCATCATACTCGGCTTGTGTTGCGGATTTGCCGGATCACCCAGGTACGTTTCACTAGTTTGCCCGTGGCACACCTTGCACACATACGACGCCGGTTGTTTCGTAAAGCCATGGCTTTCCGTTTGCGATACGAGGCGATTAAACTTGTCCGGTTGTTTCATATGGCAACTAGTGCACGTCGCGTGACAACCGGTACATTGAGTAAATTGAGCTTCGCCTTTTTCCTTGCCCATCGAATCAACCAGCGCGAGGCGATGCCCTTCAAGCGTACTGTGCAGTGAATTGAGGTGACGTACAGTTACTTCAGCGTGACACTTGCCACACGTCTCTTTCACAATCACAGGGTCGGATGGATCAGTGGGGATTTTTTTGTCGGTGGAGTGAGGGAAAGTGGAGAATTTGGAGTTGGCGTGGCACTCGGTACACGGGACCTGAGCATGTTTGTCTTGGGCAAACAATACTGGATCAACGACCACTTCGCGCCAGCGCGGGCTAAGCGATTTGAGCAAATCCCGATTGCCATGACATCGTAAACAACTATCGCCCTGAGCGGATACCGGCGCGCTCCAGGTTGCCGCCAACCCAAGGACGATTATTGAGATTAGGATTAGTAAAGCACTGAATCGAAGAGAAAGATATTTGCGCCAATCATCAAGCATCGTCGCTCCTAATCGCAGAAACCATTATGGGGAAAACAAATTTTGTGCCTTTTTGCACAATCACTATTGTATCTTGTTTTCCTGAGTTTTGAATCAGGTGTTGAATGTATCTCCATCTAGGGTAGATTACCGATACGCATAACCCATTCGGGTGATCTGCCTAGAATTTTTAGATAGAAGAGATTGCAAATATGCAAATACGCGAGCAGAATCGCGGAAGGCACATGAAAAACAAAAAAATAGGACAACGGGAGCAGGTTGGCCTATTCGACCTCTTGGATATTCCGATCAAAACGGCAGGGGAATGAACGCTTTGCGCGGACAAATCGCGTCACGCATGGCGCGCGCGGAGGCGTAGCGATTTTCCGGGTCAATCTCCATCGCCTTGAAGATCGCGCGTTCCATCTGCGACGAAACGGTGGGATTGATTTTGCGGAGGGAGGGGAGTTTCAGTGAAATATTGATCGAGGTCGGCAACATGCGCTCGACCGCGCGTGGCGGCAAGCGACCGGCGAGAAGATAGTACATCGTCGCGCCGAGCGCGTAAATATCGGTGCGTTGATCGGTAACATTGCCGCTATCGGCGTACTGCTCCGGCGGCGCGAACTCGACGGTGCCGACCGCGTGAATCAGCGGACCGCTTTCGAGTTGGCTTTCGACTTGCTTCATCAAGCCGAAATCAATGAGCACCACGCGCCCATCCGGCGCGAGGATCAAGTTTTCCGGCTTGATGTCGCGATGAATGATCGGTTTGGGGCGTTCGTGCAGGTACGTCAGCGTGTCGAGAATTTGAATCGCCCAACCAAGCACGCGCGCTTCTTCGAGCAGATACGCGTGTGTGCGCGCGTGTTCTTCGATCTGGCGAATCGTGTTGCCGGCGATGTAATCCATCACGAGGTACGCGTTGTTGTCGTACGCGAAATGCTCGTACACCTTGGGGATGTTCCGATGGTCGAGCGGCGCGAGCACGTCCATCTCATGCAACAGACGCGCGCGAATCGCGGCGATATTGTTCGAGCACGCGGCATCCAGGCACGCTTCTTTGATCGCGACGACGCGCTGATCGGTCAGGTCTTCGGCTTGATAGATCGCACTCATTCCGCCGCGCGCGATCTGCCGTTGGATCAGGTATTCGTGTTTTCCCGCGCCCAGTTTCGCGCCCTCAAAGAGGAACACGGCAACTCCAGTATTCACAGTTCAGTGTTCAGAATTCAGTATTCAGTTGATTTTGAACTGCATACTGAACACCGAATACTGAACACTGAATTCCGAACACTACACGCTGACAATGCCTTGCCGAATCGCATACTTGACCAGCTCGGTGCTCGAGTGAATGTCCAACTTTTCCATGATGTTCGTGCGATGCGCCATCACCGTCTTGACGCTGAGACAGAGCAGTTCCGCGATTTCGCGATTGCTCTTGCCCTCCGCGATCATCCGCAACACTTCCTTCTCGCGTTCGGTGAGATGCGGTCGCCCGGTCACTTCGGTCGGGCGTTGGATGTAGCGGTCCATCACTTCGCGCGCGATGCCGGGCGGCAAGTACGCGCCTTCCTTGAACACGCTCCGAATCGCGTGGATCACTTCCGCGCCGCCGGATTTTTTCAGCACGTATCCCGCCGCGCCGCCTTGCAAAACCGAGAACACGTACTCGCGATTATCGTGTTGCGACAGAATCAGGACGCGCGTGTCGGATTGTTGTTGCTTGAGCGCGCGCGTCGCTTCCAACCCATCCATCACCGGCATCGCAATGTCCATCACGACGACATCGGGACGCAACTGCGCGACCATCTCCACCGCGCGTTGCCCGTTGTCCGCTTCGCCGACCACTTCGATATCTTCCTGCAACGAGAGCAACGTCCGCAAACCTTCGCGCAATACCGCGTGATCGTCCGCCAACAACACACGAATCTTTGACATTACACATGCTCCATCGGCACACTAATCGAAACCTGGGTGCCATGTCCGGGCGTAGAAATAATATGAATCTGTCCGCCAAGTAGACCGACGCGTTCTTGCATACCCGCCAAACCCAACCCGCGTTGCCGGTCCGCCGAATGTTCCACTTCGATCAAATCAAAGCCGATGCCGTCATCGCGAATCTCGATGTGGAGCGTGCCATCCTGTCCATCGAATTTCAGGCGCACGTTGCGCGCGCCGGAATGCCGCGCGATATTGTTGATCGCCTCTTGCCCCACGCGAAAGAGCGCGGTTTCCAGCTGCGGCGGCAAACGCCGCAACGCGCCGCGCTCTTCCACCCGCAAGCGCATGTTGGCGGGCTTGAGCCGCGTCTCGGCATACCAGCGCAACGCGACGAACAAACCCAGGTGGTCGAGCATACTGGGTCGCAAATCGTGAATCAGTTTGTGAATACCGTCGAGCGTTTGCGCGAGCACGCCGCGCATGTGCCCCATCGTTTGATGCAAACGCGGATCGGCGCACGTGGTCTCGGCGGCTTCCATCGAATAAATCAACGCGGAAAGCGATTGACTCGTGTCGTCGTGCAAATCGCGCGCGATGCGTTTGCGTTCCTCTTCCTGCGCCGTGATCACTTTTTCGAGCAAGTCGCCGCGCAACTGTTCGCGCCGCGCCAACTCGTCGTACAAGCGCGCATTCTCCACGCCGACCGCGATTTGATTGCCGAGCGCCATCAACAACTCGACCTCGCGCGGAGTAAACTCGCGTGGCGTGCGCGTGCCGACGCACATCGTGCCCAGCGCGACCCCGCGACTGATCAGCGGGACGTGCACCAACGACCGCAAACCCTCTTGATACAACGAGCGTCCCGCACCCGCCGTATAGCGCGATAGATCGGGCACGATGACCGGCTGTCCTTTTTCGATGACGCCGCCGCACGCGCTATCGTCGAGATGCAGGCGCGTGATCGCACGCGCGGCGTCTTCCGAGGTGCCGAGACAACACTGCGGTTCGAGCGCGCGGGATTCCTCGCTCAACAAAAATACCGTGCCCGCGTCCGCCCCGGCGACGGTCAAGACTTGTTGCAGCGTCTTGCCCAAAAATTCGTCGAGGTGCAACTGCTGCGTGACGACCCCGGCAACCGCGTTCAACGCCGACAGTTCGCGCGTGCGCGCTTGCACGCGTTGATCGAGATCGCGATTGAGGTCTTGAATCTCGGCGATGTTTTGGCGCAATTGCGCGCGCATCGTTTCGAACGTGTCCGCCAGCGCGCCGATCTCGTCCCCACGGCGCACGGCGATGGGCGTTTCCCAGTTGCCGCGCACCATTTGCTCCGCTGCCAATTTTAGATTCTGCACCGGCGCGATGATGTACCGCGTCGTCAGCCACACCAACACAATCGCGCCGGCGACCGCGACAATCGCAAAGAGCACGATGCGCCCTTGCAATTGCCGCGACGAACCGAACGCTTCCTCTTCGGCTTGGCGGACGACGACCCCCCAGGGCGCATTCTTGAGCGGCGCGAACGCGATCACTTCGAGCCGTCGTTCGATGTCGGTCGCGGTGTTGTGACAATTGTGGCAGGTCGTCACAACGCTTTTGCCATCCCCGATCATCGCGACGAGACTTTCGCCATGATCCGCGCGGGACAATAAACGTTGCGGCAATGTGCTCGACACGATCAAGCCGTCCACATCTACGATTTCAACATAGCCCGTGTTGCCCAGCGTCGCCGCCGGTGCAAGCGTGCTGACGCCGAATTCGGTCAGGTCGAGCATCGCCGCGACCGCGCCAATCACGCGATTGGATGCGTCGCGCACCGGCACGGCGGCGATGATCGCGCGCGCGTTGGGTTCGAGCGCAATGCTCGTGACCACGAACGCGTTACTCTGCACCATCGGGAAAATGTTCGGCAATATGCGCAGATCGGTGTCGCCAGAATCGGCGGCGATTTCGCCGGTTGGCTGTAGGAGGAAAATTTGGCGCGCCGGAAAACTGTGGCGCACGACGACATCGCGCAATTCGTTCTCACGATCCTCGCGTGACGCGCGGTCCTGGCGCATGAACGGATGCGCGGCAAGCGCGTCCAAGCCGGCGCGCACGGTGCCCAACACATAGTCGGCATGCTTCGCCGCGACCTGAGCAAGGACAACGCGTTCCTGCAACGCGCGGTCGGTCGTCTCGCGCGCGGCGGCGATCGCGAGCACGCTGAAAATGCCGATCAGCGCGATCATGCCGATGACCGAGAGCAAGGTCATCGTCGTTTTGAGACCGAGTTGAATTTCGATGAGCCGCGCGATCAGTTCGGCGACCGAGCGGCGCAAACGAGTCCACAGTTGCATCACAACCAAGTTTACTGCGAATGAAACAATAAGTCAAAAACTCTTGCCACTTTAGCCACGCTCTTAAGGGCGTGGCTAAAGGAGAGTTCGTCCAACCGGAAATTTTGTAGTATAATGCGCGCATTCTGCGACCAAGACCCAAAGGCGTCTGATTCCCTTTGGGTCTGCCAATCTACTGCGATGATTCAATATCCGATTACACTCGTCATCCTGGATCACGCGCTCGTCATCGGCGGCGGCGCGGTGGCGACGCGCAAAGTGCAGGGCTTACTCGACGCGGGCGCGCCAATCGTCACGGTGATTGCGCCGCAACTCACCGCGCAACTCGAAACCTGGGTCGCGCAAGAACGCGTCATCGCGATTCGTCGCGCGTACGCGCCGGGCGATCTGGCGAACGCGCGCGTGGTCATCGCGGCGACGGACGACACACGCGTGAACGAAGCGGTATGGCGTGAGGCGCGCGAACGCGGCATC containing:
- a CDS encoding PKD domain-containing protein, whose translation is MLTISRTRVIVFALILFVAGAIAGSGIGIAYGTQTDDAVTTQRIAELQNQRKVADDKYNVLIAEYNKVRTAPVAPAVKTVAPTPTSMPTATVPATAAPVADFGSDKVEARPESQIKFRDDSNGKVTAWLWDFGDGTTSTEQNPAHAYKEVGKYTVTLKVTGPGGSDTIKRMDYIRISEDCDC
- a CDS encoding serine/threonine protein kinase — translated: MFLFEGAKLGAGKHEYLIQRQIARGGMSAIYQAEDLTDQRVVAIKEACLDAACSNNIAAIRARLLHEMDVLAPLDHRNIPKVYEHFAYDNNAYLVMDYIAGNTIRQIEEHARTHAYLLEEARVLGWAIQILDTLTYLHERPKPIIHRDIKPENLILAPDGRVVLIDFGLMKQVESQLESGPLIHAVGTVEFAPPEQYADSGNVTDQRTDIYALGATMYYLLAGRLPPRAVERMLPTSINISLKLPSLRKINPTVSSQMERAIFKAMEIDPENRYASARAMRDAICPRKAFIPLPF
- a CDS encoding response regulator transcription factor — protein: MSKIRVLLADDHAVLREGLRTLLSLQEDIEVVGEADNGQRAVEMVAQLRPDVVVMDIAMPVMDGLEATRALKQQQSDTRVLILSQHDNREYVFSVLQGGAAGYVLKKSGGAEVIHAIRSVFKEGAYLPPGIAREVMDRYIQRPTEVTGRPHLTEREKEVLRMIAEGKSNREIAELLCLSVKTVMAHRTNIMEKLDIHSSTELVKYAIRQGIVSV
- a CDS encoding GAF domain-containing protein, with amino-acid sequence MQLWTRLRRSVAELIARLIEIQLGLKTTMTLLSVIGMIALIGIFSVLAIAAARETTDRALQERVVLAQVAAKHADYVLGTVRAGLDALAAHPFMRQDRASREDRENELRDVVVRHSFPARQIFLLQPTGEIAADSGDTDLRILPNIFPMVQSNAFVVTSIALEPNARAIIAAVPVRDASNRVIGAVAAMLDLTEFGVSTLAPAATLGNTGYVEIVDVDGLIVSSTLPQRLLSRADHGESLVAMIGDGKSVVTTCHNCHNTATDIERRLEVIAFAPLKNAPWGVVVRQAEEEAFGSSRQLQGRIVLFAIVAVAGAIVLVWLTTRYIIAPVQNLKLAAEQMVRGNWETPIAVRRGDEIGALADTFETMRAQLRQNIAEIQDLNRDLDQRVQARTRELSALNAVAGVVTQQLHLDEFLGKTLQQVLTVAGADAGTVFLLSEESRALEPQCCLGTSEDAARAITRLHLDDSACGGVIEKGQPVIVPDLSRYTAGAGRSLYQEGLRSLVHVPLISRGVALGTMCVGTRTPREFTPREVELLMALGNQIAVGVENARLYDELARREQLRGDLLEKVITAQEEERKRIARDLHDDTSQSLSALIYSMEAAETTCADPRLHQTMGHMRGVLAQTLDGIHKLIHDLRPSMLDHLGLFVALRWYAETRLKPANMRLRVEERGALRRLPPQLETALFRVGQEAINNIARHSGARNVRLKFDGQDGTLHIEIRDDGIGFDLIEVEHSADRQRGLGLAGMQERVGLLGGQIHIISTPGHGTQVSISVPMEHV